From the genome of Flavobacterium luteolum, one region includes:
- a CDS encoding Ku protein — protein MRAIWTGSVSFGLINIPIKMFSAVEESSLDMDMLDAKDHANIKFKRVNENTGKEVDYANIVKGYNLEGKYIILEDSDFEAADAIKTKTIDIESFAFEKEIQSIYYEQPYYLEPDKGAMNAYGLLRDALEASGKVGITRFVLRNKESLAILKPYKNVIVLNRIRFEQEIRSTSELKLPPMSKKATKEMDMAEKLIDQLTEKFDISGFKDEYTAKLLAIIKKKAKGKPQKAAPKLKVVHKQSDDLMEMLKASLENKKKKSS, from the coding sequence ATGAGAGCGATTTGGACAGGTTCGGTAAGTTTTGGGTTGATTAATATTCCGATAAAAATGTTTTCGGCTGTAGAGGAAAGCAGTCTAGATATGGATATGTTGGATGCAAAAGATCATGCCAATATCAAATTTAAACGTGTTAATGAAAATACGGGCAAAGAAGTAGATTACGCCAATATTGTAAAAGGATATAATCTGGAAGGCAAATATATTATTCTGGAAGATTCTGATTTTGAAGCCGCAGATGCCATTAAAACCAAAACAATCGATATTGAAAGTTTTGCTTTCGAAAAAGAAATCCAAAGTATTTATTATGAACAGCCGTATTATCTAGAACCCGATAAAGGCGCAATGAATGCCTACGGATTGCTTCGCGATGCGCTTGAAGCTTCAGGAAAAGTAGGCATTACAAGATTTGTACTGCGAAATAAAGAAAGCCTAGCAATTTTAAAACCGTACAAAAATGTGATTGTTTTAAATCGAATTCGGTTTGAACAGGAAATTAGAAGTACGAGCGAATTGAAACTGCCGCCAATGTCCAAAAAAGCAACAAAAGAAATGGATATGGCAGAAAAACTGATAGATCAGCTAACAGAGAAGTTTGATATTTCTGGGTTTAAAGACGAATATACTGCCAAGCTTTTGGCGATCATTAAAAAGAAAGCAAAAGGAAAACCACAGAAAGCAGCTCCAAAACTAAAAGTGGTACACAAACAAAGCGACGATTTAATGGAAATGCTGAAAGCAAGTTTAGAAAATAAAAAGAAAAAATCGTCTTAA
- the metQ gene encoding methionine ABC transporter substrate-binding lipoprotein MetQ, with translation MKRNILKIAGVLALALVLSNCGKSKNNDPHFIKVGVASGPELKVAEAAKKVAKEKYGLEVELVSFNDYVIPNEALSQGDIDANAFQHKPYLDEQSKQRGYKLAIIGKTFVYPIAAYSKKIKNLSELKNESTIIIPNDPTNGGRSLLLLQKNGLLKLKDGVGLLPKVTDIMSNPKNLKILELEAPQLPRALDDENVSIAIINNTFASAAGLVPSRDALFVEDKESPYVNLVVSREDNKNEEKVKQFLQAFQSPEVEKAAEQEFKGGAVKGW, from the coding sequence ATGAAAAGAAATATTTTAAAAATAGCTGGAGTTTTGGCTTTGGCGCTTGTTTTATCCAATTGCGGGAAAAGTAAAAATAACGATCCTCATTTTATAAAAGTAGGGGTTGCTTCTGGACCAGAATTGAAAGTGGCGGAAGCGGCTAAAAAAGTAGCAAAAGAAAAATACGGTTTGGAAGTAGAACTGGTTTCTTTCAACGATTATGTGATTCCAAACGAAGCTTTGAGTCAGGGAGATATTGACGCAAATGCTTTTCAGCATAAACCGTATTTAGACGAACAATCAAAACAGCGTGGTTACAAATTGGCTATTATCGGAAAAACGTTTGTATATCCGATTGCAGCTTATTCTAAAAAAATAAAAAACCTTTCTGAATTGAAAAATGAAAGCACAATTATTATTCCTAACGATCCAACAAACGGAGGACGTTCTTTATTGCTTTTACAGAAAAACGGATTATTGAAGTTGAAAGATGGCGTTGGTTTATTGCCAAAGGTAACTGACATTATGAGCAATCCTAAAAACTTAAAAATTTTAGAATTGGAAGCGCCTCAATTGCCTCGTGCATTAGACGACGAAAATGTTTCAATTGCTATCATCAACAATACTTTCGCTTCTGCAGCAGGATTGGTTCCTTCTCGTGATGCTTTATTTGTTGAAGATAAAGAATCGCCTTATGTGAATTTGGTGGTAAGTCGTGAAGACAATAAAAACGAAGAAAAAGTAAAACAGTTTTTACAAGCTTTTCAATCTCCAGAAGTTGAAAAAGCAGCTGAGCAAGAATTTAAAGGCGGAGCAGTAAAAGGCTGGTAA
- a CDS encoding methionine ABC transporter permease MetI, with translation MSDSLIDLLLKGTWETIVMTFVSGFFGFLLGLPTGILLFLTRKNQILEQPVLNRTLSIVVNVFRSIPFIILIVWMIPFTRAIVGTSIGVSAALVPLSIGAAPFIARLVENSLLSLPSGLIEAARALGATPLQIVYKVLLPEALPSLINAASITLITLVGYSAMGGAVGAGGLGQVGYQYGYIGYDAVTMNSVLALLVILVFVIQFAGDRLSKRFDHR, from the coding sequence ATGTCTGATTCTCTTATAGATTTATTGTTAAAAGGAACATGGGAAACCATTGTTATGACTTTTGTATCAGGTTTTTTCGGGTTTTTGTTAGGACTTCCAACAGGAATTTTATTGTTCTTAACTCGTAAAAACCAGATTTTAGAACAGCCAGTTTTAAACAGAACATTATCGATAGTGGTAAACGTTTTTCGTTCTATTCCATTCATTATTTTAATCGTTTGGATGATTCCGTTTACACGTGCCATTGTTGGAACTTCAATTGGTGTGAGTGCCGCTTTGGTTCCGTTGAGCATTGGTGCGGCGCCATTTATTGCTCGATTGGTAGAAAATAGTCTGTTAAGTCTTCCTTCAGGATTAATTGAAGCGGCTAGAGCATTAGGAGCAACTCCTTTGCAAATTGTGTACAAAGTATTATTGCCAGAAGCTTTGCCTTCTTTAATCAATGCAGCTTCAATTACTTTAATCACTCTTGTTGGATATTCTGCAATGGGTGGAGCTGTTGGAGCAGGCGGTTTAGGACAAGTTGGATACCAGTACGGTTATATTGGTTATGATGCTGTAACAATGAACTCGGTTTTGGCTTTATTGGTCATTTTAGTATTCGTGATTCAGTTTGCGGGAGATAGATTATCAAAACGATTCGATCATAGATAA
- the metN gene encoding methionine ABC transporter ATP-binding protein MetN: MIELKNVTKTFHQKDRIVAALSDVSLKVPEGKIFGVIGTSGAGKSTLIRCVNLLERPTSGEIIVDGKALMQLSNAELAIERRQIGMIFQHFNLLSSRTVFENVAFPLELAGTSKSEIKTRVLELLQLVGLAEKANDYPASLSGGQKQRVAIARTLANNPKVLLCDEATSALDPATTRSILNLLKDINKRLNITVLLITHQMEVVKSICDEVAVISHGKLIEQGSVGEIFADPKHELTREFISSSLHIEVPSVYQDKLQKEDNGNLNPLLKLEMTGKSVNEPVISEVSRLFDTDFKIVSAQMDQAGEVNFGVMLIELSGKRENYDAAIQYFNSKHIKTEIIGYV; encoded by the coding sequence ATGATTGAATTAAAAAATGTAACCAAAACTTTTCATCAGAAAGACAGAATTGTCGCTGCTTTGTCTGATGTCTCTTTAAAGGTTCCTGAAGGGAAAATTTTTGGTGTAATTGGAACTTCCGGAGCAGGAAAAAGTACGCTGATTCGCTGCGTGAATTTGTTGGAAAGACCAACTTCTGGCGAAATTATCGTTGACGGAAAAGCTTTAATGCAGTTATCAAATGCTGAATTGGCAATTGAAAGAAGACAAATCGGAATGATTTTTCAGCATTTTAATCTGCTTTCTTCGAGAACGGTTTTCGAAAATGTGGCTTTTCCACTAGAATTGGCAGGAACTTCAAAAAGCGAAATCAAAACTCGTGTTTTAGAATTATTGCAATTGGTTGGATTGGCAGAAAAAGCCAACGATTATCCGGCAAGTCTTTCGGGTGGTCAGAAGCAAAGAGTTGCTATTGCAAGAACTTTAGCCAATAATCCGAAAGTTTTATTGTGCGATGAAGCAACAAGTGCATTAGATCCTGCAACAACAAGATCGATTTTAAATTTACTGAAGGACATTAACAAACGTCTTAATATTACTGTTTTACTAATTACGCACCAAATGGAAGTGGTAAAATCTATTTGTGATGAAGTTGCGGTTATTAGTCACGGAAAATTAATCGAGCAGGGAAGTGTTGGAGAAATCTTTGCCGACCCGAAACATGAATTGACAAGAGAATTTATTTCTTCTTCGCTTCATATCGAAGTTCCATCTGTTTATCAGGATAAATTACAAAAAGAGGATAATGGAAATCTGAATCCGTTGTTGAAATTGGAAATGACAGGAAAATCGGTTAACGAACCTGTTATCTCAGAAGTTTCAAGACTTTTTGATACCGATTTTAAAATCGTTAGCGCACAAATGGATCAGGCTGGCGAAGTGAATTTTGGCGTAATGCTGATCGAACTTTCAGGAAAACGTGAAAATTACGATGCTGCCATTCAATATTTTAATTCAAAACACATTAAAACAGAAATTATAGGTTATGTCTGA
- a CDS encoding PQQ-binding-like beta-propeller repeat protein, which produces MKNILPLIFALCFFTNCSKDDNETKDYSYYYPTDEASITAENIPGSAEAFDPKGIAVANEKLYVINGNVLEVFNALTLAHIKTIKEYTKGTTTIPLTSLTSVAVDNGRIYVGSTESRLFVFDETTNAGISTVGNGQWWQTFVHVFGVVVKDGLIFVKEKEKSIKVFETSQITETSNWNLEPIAKLNTINGYTEVYSMDVYGGNLVVAGRDAKSYLYYDIANIKANAKNSLTTPIEPDKLQFVDIKPIAVSFSKDWAVTTENEGSTSYLRLYPKEEFIRKNYKAVLNASDIFGENKFGTIVGTAQLDDRIFLSDNTNKKIRVVKLNKSAIAEQNN; this is translated from the coding sequence ATGAAAAATATTTTGCCCCTGATATTTGCTCTTTGCTTTTTTACCAATTGCAGTAAAGACGACAATGAGACCAAAGACTATAGTTATTATTACCCAACAGATGAAGCTTCGATTACAGCAGAAAACATTCCAGGGAGTGCTGAAGCATTTGATCCGAAAGGAATCGCAGTTGCAAACGAGAAACTATACGTTATCAACGGAAATGTTTTAGAAGTATTTAATGCTCTGACATTAGCGCACATTAAAACAATTAAAGAATATACAAAAGGAACAACAACAATTCCGTTAACAAGCCTGACTTCGGTTGCGGTTGACAATGGTCGTATTTATGTTGGAAGTACAGAATCTAGATTATTTGTTTTTGATGAAACTACAAATGCTGGAATCAGTACGGTTGGAAACGGACAATGGTGGCAGACTTTTGTACACGTTTTTGGTGTTGTAGTAAAAGACGGATTGATATTCGTAAAGGAAAAAGAAAAAAGCATTAAAGTATTTGAAACTTCTCAGATTACAGAGACAAGCAATTGGAATTTAGAGCCAATCGCTAAATTAAATACCATAAATGGCTACACAGAAGTATATTCTATGGATGTGTATGGTGGGAATCTTGTGGTTGCAGGAAGAGATGCGAAAAGTTATCTGTACTATGATATTGCAAACATTAAAGCAAATGCTAAGAATTCGCTAACAACTCCAATTGAACCAGATAAATTGCAATTTGTAGACATAAAACCAATTGCAGTTTCTTTTAGTAAAGATTGGGCGGTAACTACAGAAAATGAAGGAAGCACATCTTATTTAAGATTGTATCCAAAAGAAGAATTTATCAGAAAAAATTATAAAGCGGTTTTGAATGCTTCAGATATTTTTGGCGAGAATAAGTTCGGAACTATTGTAGGAACTGCACAGCTTGATGATCGTATTTTCTTATCAGATAATACCAATAAGAAAATTAGAGTGGTAAAACTGAACAAATCGGCAATTGCAGAACAGAACAATTAA
- a CDS encoding DMT family transporter, protein MIKEKKFPILSQLKEWKVIFIGIIFAFLWASASTATKIGLHSAQPFVISIFRFLIAGSIMLVISHIIMAKRLPQKKEWIQISIYGLLNITFYLGLYVIAMQKVSAGLGSLAVATNPVFIVLISAVWLSHKINFKSVISLVFCFSGVFFAAYPLLQSSFATPGGILILIVSMIAYSLGTIYYSKQEWNGLHILTINGWQTIIGALFLLPALGLTYESDKNTFNADFWFSTAWLAIAVSIGAIQFWLYLLKIDPVKASYWLFLCPIFGFLIAYFVVNEPLTLYTLLGVIFVILGLYINLYSKKQKKKII, encoded by the coding sequence ATGATTAAAGAAAAAAAGTTTCCAATTTTAAGTCAATTAAAAGAATGGAAAGTAATTTTTATTGGAATTATTTTCGCTTTTTTGTGGGCATCTGCCTCAACAGCCACAAAAATTGGACTTCATTCTGCACAGCCTTTTGTGATTTCTATTTTTAGATTTTTAATTGCAGGAAGTATCATGCTTGTAATTTCACATATTATAATGGCAAAACGCCTGCCTCAAAAAAAAGAGTGGATTCAAATCAGCATTTATGGTCTGCTGAACATCACTTTTTATTTGGGGTTGTATGTTATTGCCATGCAAAAAGTATCCGCTGGTTTAGGGAGTTTAGCAGTAGCAACTAATCCGGTTTTTATTGTTTTGATTTCTGCAGTTTGGTTATCTCATAAAATCAATTTTAAAAGTGTAATCAGTTTAGTGTTTTGTTTTTCGGGTGTTTTTTTTGCGGCCTATCCCTTATTACAAAGCAGCTTTGCAACTCCCGGCGGAATACTCATTTTAATTGTCAGCATGATTGCTTATTCACTTGGAACTATTTATTACTCCAAACAAGAATGGAACGGATTACACATTTTAACCATAAACGGCTGGCAGACCATAATTGGAGCACTATTTCTGCTTCCAGCTTTAGGATTGACTTACGAATCGGATAAAAATACTTTTAATGCCGATTTTTGGTTTTCGACCGCGTGGTTAGCAATTGCTGTCTCCATTGGAGCCATTCAGTTTTGGCTGTATCTTTTAAAGATAGATCCAGTAAAAGCTTCGTATTGGCTTTTTCTATGTCCGATATTCGGATTTTTAATCGCCTATTTTGTTGTCAATGAACCTTTGACTTTATATACTTTACTCGGTGTTATCTTCGTTATATTAGGATTGTATATCAATCTTTATTCAAAAAAACAAAAGAAAAAAATAATATAA
- the nagA gene encoding N-acetylglucosamine-6-phosphate deacetylase, protein MKQAIVNAVVHTGDEIIENGVVIIENGKVISVQKEIPNDLEKIDLGGNHLSAGFIDIQINGGERLYFSQTPNEETIQDIYDASLKYGTTHVLPCLISSSKETILEGIEAVRSYMKKHNNGVIGMHLEGPFLNPLRRGAHSIDQVRKPTDEELDEIIEKGKDIIKVITIAPECFTEEQLNKLIESGITISIGHSTISHKEAQPYFAKGINLVTHLFNAMTQFGHREPGLVGAVFENEDVYAPVILDGAHCDYAAAKVAYKLKKDKFFLISDATFLGRKVENFKWDNFDAHLENGFYRNEDGNLAGATISMAEAVQNAYNHLNVSADEAIKMASTRVASAIGIQDRVGKIKSGFPASFVKFNADLSEIETLNFS, encoded by the coding sequence ATGAAACAAGCGATTGTAAATGCTGTTGTGCATACAGGCGATGAAATAATTGAAAATGGAGTGGTAATTATTGAAAACGGAAAAGTTATTTCAGTGCAAAAAGAAATCCCAAATGATTTGGAAAAAATTGACTTGGGAGGAAATCATCTTTCGGCAGGATTTATAGATATTCAGATCAATGGAGGAGAAAGACTCTATTTCAGCCAGACTCCAAACGAAGAAACGATTCAGGATATTTATGATGCAAGCCTTAAATACGGCACAACGCATGTCTTACCTTGCTTGATATCTTCTTCAAAAGAAACCATTTTAGAAGGAATTGAAGCGGTTCGTTCTTACATGAAAAAACACAATAATGGCGTTATCGGAATGCATTTGGAAGGACCATTTTTAAACCCATTGCGACGCGGCGCGCATAGTATTGATCAGGTTAGAAAACCAACCGATGAAGAATTGGATGAAATTATCGAAAAAGGAAAAGATATCATCAAAGTAATTACAATTGCTCCAGAATGTTTTACAGAAGAACAATTAAATAAGCTGATTGAAAGCGGAATTACTATTTCAATCGGACATTCGACTATTTCGCACAAAGAAGCACAACCTTACTTTGCAAAAGGAATCAATCTGGTAACACATTTGTTTAATGCCATGACACAGTTTGGACATCGCGAACCAGGTTTGGTTGGAGCCGTTTTTGAAAACGAAGATGTTTATGCTCCAGTTATTCTAGACGGCGCACATTGCGATTATGCTGCTGCAAAAGTGGCATACAAATTAAAAAAAGACAAATTCTTTCTAATAAGTGATGCAACGTTTTTAGGACGAAAAGTAGAAAATTTTAAATGGGATAATTTTGACGCTCATTTAGAAAATGGTTTTTACAGAAATGAAGATGGCAATCTGGCGGGAGCAACAATTTCAATGGCAGAAGCAGTGCAAAATGCTTACAATCATCTGAATGTTTCGGCTGATGAAGCAATAAAAATGGCTTCTACAAGAGTCGCTTCTGCTATTGGTATTCAAGATAGAGTTGGAAAAATAAAATCTGGATTTCCTGCCAGCTTTGTCAAATTCAATGCTGATTTAAGCGAAATAGAAACACTTAATTTTTCTTAA
- a CDS encoding T9SS type A sorting domain-containing protein — protein sequence MPPSSLSAKNAVEVKDLLKININNASGTASIKLFDLSGKLIRSTSVNLNEKEISFSLADQPQGIYLLNVNDAKTSISSKIIKK from the coding sequence TTGCCTCCCAGTTCTTTATCAGCAAAAAATGCAGTTGAAGTAAAAGATCTTTTAAAAATTAATATAAATAATGCTTCTGGAACTGCAAGTATTAAATTATTTGATTTATCTGGAAAATTAATCCGATCTACCTCTGTAAATTTGAACGAAAAAGAAATTTCATTTTCATTAGCAGATCAGCCACAGGGCATTTATCTCTTAAATGTAAATGATGCAAAGACTTCAATTAGCAGTAAAATTATAAAGAAATAA
- a CDS encoding AGE family epimerase/isomerase — protein sequence MSYSKTDLIELKEFYQNQLLNNTVPFWFPRSIDTKHGGYLLMRNQTGDLIDTDKSVWFQGRTSWLLSTLYNTIEPKQEWLDGAKSGIDFLNKHCFDTDGRMFFHVTQDGSPIRKRRYYFSETFAVIALSAYAKASGDEAAAEQARHLFGECIKYTTTPGLLEPKYTNVRPSKGIGSPMIMINTAQQLRENIGDSRCDEWIMKWIAEIENDFVKHDIKCVMEQVAPDGSIIDHIDGRTLNPGHAIEGAWFILHEAKYRNNDPHLIELGCKMLDYMWERGWDKEHGGILYFLDVYGNPVQEYWQDMKFWWPHNEVIIATLLAYTMTGNEKYAKWHKMIHDYSYSKFHDKENGEWFGYLHRDGSVAQTAKGNLYKGPFHLPRQEWCCTQILQEYLENN from the coding sequence ATGAGCTATTCAAAAACTGATTTAATAGAATTAAAAGAGTTTTATCAGAACCAATTATTAAATAATACAGTTCCATTTTGGTTTCCGCGTTCAATAGATACTAAGCATGGTGGTTACTTACTGATGCGGAACCAAACTGGAGATTTAATAGATACCGATAAATCAGTTTGGTTTCAAGGGCGTACTTCATGGCTTCTGTCTACACTTTACAACACAATCGAACCAAAACAAGAATGGCTTGACGGTGCAAAATCTGGAATTGATTTTTTAAACAAACATTGTTTTGATACAGACGGAAGAATGTTTTTTCATGTCACACAAGATGGAAGTCCGATACGCAAACGCCGTTATTATTTTTCTGAAACTTTTGCAGTAATTGCTTTGAGTGCTTACGCAAAAGCGAGCGGAGATGAAGCGGCCGCAGAACAAGCACGTCATCTTTTTGGAGAATGTATCAAATACACCACAACTCCAGGTTTATTAGAACCAAAATATACGAATGTAAGACCTTCAAAAGGAATTGGTTCTCCAATGATTATGATCAATACAGCACAACAATTAAGAGAAAATATTGGCGACTCGCGTTGTGATGAATGGATTATGAAATGGATAGCCGAAATCGAAAATGACTTCGTAAAGCACGATATAAAATGTGTGATGGAACAAGTTGCCCCAGACGGTTCTATAATTGATCATATTGACGGAAGAACATTAAATCCTGGACATGCGATAGAAGGCGCGTGGTTTATTCTGCATGAAGCAAAATACAGAAATAACGATCCGCATTTAATTGAACTAGGCTGTAAAATGCTCGATTATATGTGGGAACGTGGCTGGGATAAAGAACACGGAGGAATTCTATATTTCCTTGATGTTTATGGAAATCCTGTTCAGGAATATTGGCAGGATATGAAATTCTGGTGGCCACATAATGAAGTGATTATTGCAACCTTACTGGCTTATACCATGACAGGAAATGAGAAATATGCAAAATGGCATAAAATGATTCACGATTACTCGTACAGTAAATTTCATGATAAAGAAAATGGCGAATGGTTTGGCTATTTGCACAGAGATGGCAGCGTAGCGCAAACCGCAAAAGGGAATCTTTATAAAGGACCATTTCATTTGCCAAGACAGGAATGGTGCTGTACACAAATATTACAGGAATATCTAGAAAATAATTAA